The following proteins come from a genomic window of Nitrospirota bacterium:
- a CDS encoding DUF3187 family protein gives MRTNKKNLIAIILCLVSFLGTAGTVRGFEVPLNIRNSFPLFLAIGSPSIISAETENSIGLNLMYSSTYLVKTSGDWSFNLDLEAAIMDIQIKRLFFGDSFELSLDLPVISFNSGFLDGFLESYHSAFGFPDYGRSNRPPNDFLFEVTHNGRTVVAGKSGEIALGDIRMGIKKAVYVKDPYVSIYGFVEFPTGDPESGYGNGALDTSVALLVNKGIGDRLMTYFNAGAVFTDSFRGEETIDLEDYLYGAVGVEWLYSGSLSLNTQFFIQGSPFKNTGIRAIDEVATILSLGGRYRINPGRFLEFSFSEDTNTAGAPDFMVGFGYRYKF, from the coding sequence ATGCGTACTAATAAAAAAAACCTGATTGCCATTATTCTGTGTCTGGTCTCGTTTCTTGGTACAGCAGGCACAGTCAGGGGTTTTGAGGTCCCCCTCAATATAAGAAATAGCTTTCCGCTCTTTCTTGCAATTGGAAGTCCTTCAATTATATCTGCCGAGACTGAAAACTCCATTGGCCTCAATCTCATGTATTCAAGTACCTATCTTGTTAAAACATCAGGAGACTGGTCCTTTAACCTTGATTTAGAGGCCGCAATTATGGATATTCAGATAAAAAGGCTTTTTTTTGGTGATTCGTTTGAACTAAGTCTCGACCTTCCTGTTATAAGTTTTAACAGCGGGTTTCTGGACGGATTTCTGGAGTCTTATCACAGTGCCTTTGGATTTCCTGATTATGGCAGGAGTAACAGGCCCCCTAATGATTTCCTGTTTGAGGTCACTCATAACGGCAGGACGGTTGTTGCCGGTAAATCCGGAGAGATAGCCTTAGGTGATATAAGAATGGGAATTAAAAAGGCAGTTTACGTCAAAGACCCTTATGTGAGTATCTACGGTTTTGTCGAATTTCCAACGGGTGATCCGGAAAGCGGTTACGGAAACGGAGCCCTGGATACAAGTGTTGCCCTTCTCGTAAATAAAGGCATTGGTGACAGGCTCATGACATATTTTAATGCAGGGGCTGTTTTTACTGACAGTTTCAGGGGTGAAGAGACGATCGACCTTGAGGACTATCTTTATGGTGCAGTGGGTGTGGAGTGGCTTTATTCCGGAAGTCTTTCGCTTAATACCCAGTTTTTTATTCAGGGTTCGCCTTTTAAGAATACAGGCATCAGGGCCATAGATGAAGTTGCTACGATTCTGAGCCTTGGCGGCAGATACCGGATTAATCCCGGAAGATTCCTGGAATTTTCCTTCTCGGAAGATACAAATACCGCAGGAGCCCCTGATTTTATGGTTGGATTTGGATACAGGTATAAATTTTAA
- a CDS encoding epoxyqueuosine reductase QueH, translating to MHLLMHICCANCALYPLKTLKDRGIEVQGLWFNPNIHPFTEYSARLDALRELQKSWKLDIQYIEDYGLREFVREVAYREDSRCSYCYQVRLEKTARKARELGLDGFTTSLLVSPYQKFDMIVETGQSLQEKYNIEFFIEDFRPGWKDGVKLSRELGLYRQKYCGCIYSEMERYTS from the coding sequence ATGCACCTCCTTATGCATATATGCTGTGCCAACTGTGCACTCTATCCACTGAAAACGCTTAAAGACAGGGGCATAGAGGTCCAGGGGTTATGGTTCAATCCAAACATCCACCCCTTCACTGAATACAGTGCAAGGCTTGATGCCCTCAGGGAACTGCAGAAATCCTGGAAACTCGATATTCAGTACATTGAAGATTATGGGCTGAGGGAATTCGTAAGGGAGGTCGCCTACAGGGAGGATAGCCGTTGTTCATACTGTTATCAGGTCCGTCTCGAGAAGACAGCCAGGAAGGCCCGGGAACTCGGCTTGGATGGTTTTACAACAAGCCTCCTTGTCAGTCCCTATCAGAAATTTGACATGATTGTAGAGACAGGACAGAGCCTTCAGGAAAAGTATAATATTGAATTCTTCATCGAGGACTTCAGGCCCGGCTGGAAGGACGGCGTAAAGCTCTCAAGGGAGCTGGGTCTTTACAGGCAAAAATACTGTGGCTGCATATACTCAGAGATGGAGAGGTATACGAGTTAG
- a CDS encoding SpoIID/LytB domain-containing protein, protein MKAIVFIVIMVLSSLSVAHARDIRVLILNKRFSTTPDTETTIKKIGNFKGELLVSGVRYLGNIEIWKGEKGLYLINEVPLEDYVRSVVLSEVADGWEMEALKAQAVIVRTYAVKYIQKGTNRLYHLTSSTLHQLYRGDNSDSGVSYAVMQTRGEILTYNGEPIEAFYHSTCGGKTEVAEEVFGRAYPYLKSVSSDCSISSYWIWQRRLSIRKIEKKLGLSGLKDIRISSYTKTGRVKDLTFITENGTKVIPSKDLRRFLGWKTLPSTWFSLRKNGNTFIFDGKGYGHGVGLCQWGAQQMAKDGKTYKEILSFYYPGTVIKLDDKFMPLSQKKD, encoded by the coding sequence ATGAAAGCAATAGTATTTATAGTTATCATGGTCTTGAGTTCCCTTTCCGTGGCTCATGCCAGGGACATACGGGTTCTTATACTCAATAAACGTTTTTCAACAACTCCTGATACTGAAACAACCATCAAAAAGATAGGGAATTTCAAGGGCGAGCTGCTTGTCAGTGGTGTCCGTTACCTGGGCAACATCGAGATATGGAAGGGGGAGAAAGGGCTTTATCTCATAAATGAGGTGCCTCTTGAAGATTATGTCAGAAGCGTCGTCCTCTCAGAGGTTGCCGACGGCTGGGAGATGGAGGCTTTAAAGGCACAGGCCGTCATAGTAAGGACCTATGCTGTAAAGTACATACAGAAGGGCACCAACAGGCTGTACCACCTCACATCATCCACACTCCACCAGCTTTACAGGGGCGATAACTCCGACAGTGGGGTTTCCTATGCCGTCATGCAGACAAGGGGCGAAATCCTGACCTACAACGGTGAACCGATCGAGGCCTTTTATCACTCCACCTGCGGAGGTAAAACAGAAGTGGCAGAAGAGGTATTCGGAAGGGCTTATCCATACCTGAAATCAGTCTCTTCCGACTGCTCAATCTCTTCATACTGGATCTGGCAGAGACGGCTCAGTATAAGGAAGATCGAAAAAAAACTTGGCCTCTCCGGACTCAAGGATATCAGGATAAGCAGTTATACAAAAACCGGACGAGTTAAGGATCTGACATTTATTACTGAAAATGGGACAAAGGTGATACCCTCAAAAGACCTCAGAAGGTTTCTGGGCTGGAAGACCCTTCCAAGCACCTGGTTTAGTCTCAGAAAAAATGGCAATACATTTATCTTTGACGGCAAGGGGTATGGCCACGGTGTCGGGCTCTGCCAGTGGGGGGCCCAGCAGATGGCAAAGGATGGAAAAACCTACAAGGAGATACTCTCCTTCTATTACCCGGGAACGGTTATAAAACTGGACGATAAATTCATGCCGCTAAGTCAGAAAAAAGACTGA